One genomic segment of Rhizobium gallicum bv. gallicum R602sp includes these proteins:
- a CDS encoding TadE/TadG family type IV pilus assembly protein — translation MLSRVIRRFWNDHHGYVIALTLVAMPLLLGFSLLVIDVGRSGNLHTDLQAAVDAMALAGARELDGRDDAIDRADAAIEKIANSAAFSGGGNGMSLGSYVTVSYDPGNDAGSTVIVRYLKSIPDQDDDDIDLDTMEAENSNEASYAWVIAKEQAMQTIFPIPVGFTRDTVNVSADAVAVYRVSACDVTPMFICNPFEPVGNTSETASEDAAEALHTNFAAGNLYGVQIELHSTSASNPGPGNFGFLRTPLGNGASVLAEALATGNPGTCYTRDSLDTETGAKAGPVEDGVNTRFGYYSSSFNKVKGDYRYRPAQNVRSAQTITGKGGKGCDTYDPVKVEDIVGDPAQALPLGYGAAMNSLSGGKISSGNNWQYTTYWNVAQGTAAPSTSTILSGHSSYPQQAAGTPSQPSAYDVYRYELTNPALISHASANGETGTPATGGQCYSGPDLAAYTAAEYGDRREIFSAIVNCGYEQSVGHLNGHKATRAVAFARMFLTKPAIKDAGERYLSLEMIDITGKGGRGTLDEFLREEAELVR, via the coding sequence ATGCTTAGCAGGGTTATCCGACGGTTCTGGAATGACCATCATGGCTACGTCATCGCCTTGACGCTCGTCGCCATGCCGCTGCTTCTCGGCTTTTCGCTGCTGGTCATCGATGTAGGCCGTAGCGGCAATCTGCATACCGACCTGCAGGCCGCCGTCGATGCGATGGCGCTCGCCGGAGCCCGCGAACTCGACGGCCGCGACGATGCGATCGACCGGGCGGACGCGGCAATCGAGAAAATTGCCAACAGTGCAGCTTTTTCCGGCGGCGGAAACGGCATGTCGCTCGGCTCGTACGTAACGGTGAGCTATGATCCGGGAAACGATGCCGGGAGCACCGTTATTGTTAGATATCTCAAGAGCATACCGGATCAGGATGACGACGACATCGACCTTGACACGATGGAGGCGGAGAACTCCAATGAAGCCTCCTATGCCTGGGTTATCGCCAAAGAACAGGCGATGCAGACGATCTTCCCGATACCAGTCGGCTTCACGCGTGACACAGTGAATGTCTCGGCGGATGCCGTGGCGGTCTACCGGGTGAGCGCCTGCGACGTGACGCCGATGTTTATCTGCAATCCGTTCGAGCCCGTTGGGAACACGAGCGAGACTGCAAGCGAAGATGCGGCAGAGGCTTTACACACCAATTTTGCGGCCGGCAATCTCTATGGCGTGCAAATCGAGCTTCACAGCACCTCGGCATCCAACCCCGGTCCTGGCAATTTCGGGTTTTTGCGAACTCCCTTGGGTAACGGGGCGTCCGTGCTGGCGGAGGCTCTTGCCACCGGTAATCCCGGTACCTGCTATACACGTGACAGCCTCGATACCGAGACCGGTGCAAAGGCGGGGCCGGTCGAAGACGGCGTGAATACGCGCTTCGGCTACTACTCCTCGTCGTTCAATAAAGTGAAGGGCGATTATCGTTATCGTCCAGCCCAAAACGTGCGCTCTGCACAAACGATAACCGGAAAGGGCGGCAAGGGATGCGATACATACGATCCGGTAAAAGTCGAAGACATTGTCGGCGATCCCGCCCAGGCTTTGCCGCTAGGCTACGGAGCGGCCATGAACTCCCTCTCCGGCGGCAAGATCAGCAGCGGCAACAACTGGCAGTATACGACATACTGGAACGTTGCTCAGGGAACGGCCGCTCCCTCAACAAGCACGATCTTAAGCGGCCACTCCAGTTATCCGCAGCAGGCAGCCGGTACACCATCCCAGCCCTCCGCCTACGACGTCTACCGCTACGAACTCACCAATCCGGCGCTCATCAGCCATGCCTCGGCGAACGGCGAGACGGGGACGCCTGCCACAGGCGGCCAGTGCTACAGCGGGCCTGATCTCGCGGCCTATACGGCGGCCGAATATGGCGATCGCCGCGAGATCTTCTCTGCCATCGTAAACTGCGGCTACGAGCAGTCCGTTGGCCATCTGAACGGCCATAAGGCCACCCGCGCGGTCGCCTTTGCCCGGATGTTCCTGACAAAGCCGGCGATCAAGGATGCCGGTGAGCGATATCTCTCGCTCGAAATGATCGACATAACCGGCAAGGGCGGACGCGGTACGCTCGATGAGTTCCTGCGCGAAGAAGCGGAACTCGTCCGATGA
- a CDS encoding A24 family peptidase has translation MTQIVSFTTWLSVLLFLYAGWTDFRTWKIPNTLVLALVTLYALRAAAVMLGSEDVGATLFASTGIGGDVGAGLLMFALGVVLWAVRMFGAGDAKLFLPIGLFVGWHGMLPFSIFLLVLGVATLLMLRLPVPLPFRHLAFFMRIEEIRASRKVPYGVVMVFAALLTLALPSAETDASARSASKAPGVAARLFTV, from the coding sequence ATGACACAAATAGTCAGCTTTACTACGTGGCTTTCAGTATTGCTTTTTCTTTACGCCGGGTGGACCGATTTCCGAACATGGAAGATCCCAAACACACTCGTCCTCGCGCTCGTGACCCTGTATGCGCTGCGCGCCGCGGCCGTGATGCTTGGCTCCGAGGATGTCGGCGCGACGCTGTTTGCCTCTACTGGGATCGGCGGCGATGTCGGTGCCGGCCTGCTGATGTTCGCGCTCGGTGTCGTGCTCTGGGCTGTACGGATGTTCGGCGCCGGTGACGCCAAGCTTTTCCTGCCGATCGGCCTTTTCGTCGGCTGGCACGGTATGCTGCCGTTTTCGATCTTCCTACTCGTCCTCGGCGTCGCGACGCTGCTGATGCTGCGGCTGCCGGTGCCGCTGCCCTTTAGGCATCTCGCCTTTTTTATGCGCATCGAGGAAATTCGGGCGAGCCGCAAGGTACCCTATGGCGTCGTCATGGTCTTCGCGGCGCTCCTTACCCTTGCTCTGCCCTCGGCAGAAACTGACGCTTCGGCAAGGTCCGCTTCCAAGGCACCAGGAGTTGCCGCACGATTGTTTACGGTATGA
- the cpaB gene encoding Flp pilus assembly protein CpaB, which yields MRSSTIFSLVIAFVLAGAAVFGMREYLADQQARLLAMGRTKTQEKSLVVAAKPMRFGDRIRPENLKAIPWPSNETPTGSFASIDAVVGDDAQPRYAMAAIDPGEPVLSSKITGAGERATLSAALDQGMKAVSIRVNDVLGVAGFVRPSDRVDVLLTRLVRGKAGNDQTFVDVLLQGVKVLAVDQTADERKDEPSVVKTVTFEVTTDEAQRLTLGATIGTLSLTLRNIASSSIEETRQITVADLGGGPIATELGKDLAETPEREKQVQIVESIVEPVLPIEPKWATVGVWNTTKREEHRVGLIQ from the coding sequence ATGCGTTCTTCAACGATTTTCAGTCTCGTTATTGCTTTCGTGCTCGCAGGAGCAGCGGTGTTTGGAATGCGCGAGTATCTCGCCGATCAGCAGGCCCGCCTGCTGGCGATGGGCCGCACCAAGACGCAAGAAAAGTCATTGGTTGTCGCCGCCAAGCCAATGCGCTTCGGCGACCGGATCCGCCCCGAAAATCTCAAGGCCATTCCCTGGCCCTCAAACGAAACACCCACAGGCTCGTTCGCAAGCATCGATGCCGTAGTCGGCGACGATGCCCAGCCGCGCTATGCGATGGCGGCGATCGATCCGGGCGAGCCGGTGCTTTCCTCGAAAATCACCGGTGCCGGCGAGCGTGCCACGCTGTCGGCGGCGCTCGACCAGGGCATGAAGGCGGTTTCCATCCGCGTCAACGACGTGCTCGGTGTCGCGGGCTTTGTGCGGCCGTCCGACCGCGTCGACGTGCTTTTGACGCGGCTCGTGCGCGGCAAGGCCGGCAACGACCAAACCTTTGTCGACGTGCTGCTGCAGGGGGTCAAGGTGCTGGCCGTAGACCAGACCGCGGACGAGCGCAAGGACGAGCCTTCCGTGGTGAAAACCGTGACCTTCGAGGTGACGACCGACGAGGCGCAGCGCCTCACGCTCGGCGCCACAATCGGCACGCTGTCGCTGACGCTTCGCAACATCGCCTCGTCCTCTATCGAAGAGACGCGGCAGATCACCGTCGCCGACCTTGGTGGCGGCCCGATAGCGACCGAACTCGGCAAGGATCTGGCGGAGACGCCAGAGCGGGAAAAACAAGTCCAGATTGTCGAAAGCATTGTCGAACCGGTATTGCCGATTGAGCCAAAGTGGGCAACTGTGGGCGTATGGAACACGACGAAGCGCGAGGAGCACAGAGTCGGCCTGATCCAGTGA
- a CDS encoding type II and III secretion system protein family protein, producing the protein MSRCGKKGNAGSRSLAALVAVFSAFVCWGPGFAGRADAQEKFVTLGGSVQQVTLPPNETLTLNTGQTFGDLVIGSADMIDVVPLSDRSLFIRAKQIGATNISVYDDSKRLLGVIDVRVASDFSEAALAIRSAAPSARVRVFNSNDRIRVTGIVRDAVELQRVIEIAQSYSERPVLNQLKVSDSQQVMLEVRVIEASRQTGRDLGIGWSGQGNNGIGKATTSQGIGVDDGSLVRTLLDPKGAATGMQPFGQLIAKVLEISGGQIDVVINALEQKGVVRRLAQPNLIAMSGSTASFHAGGEVPILTTTTNGATVATQTDYRPFGVRLTFKPVVLDDGLINLQIEPEVSELDTSINVNGNPGFISRAASTTVALRDGQSFAMAGLLQSINAKDIQQLPGLGQIPILGALFRSTSFQKKESDLVIVVTPHIVRPASPGEDLYSPLDQTRSSNDAELFALGILEVDKDMLRRFRNGEGVKGPYGHRLDLDKGGQLAVAKR; encoded by the coding sequence ATGTCGAGGTGTGGCAAGAAGGGAAATGCAGGGTCAAGAAGCCTTGCGGCACTAGTTGCAGTGTTTTCGGCCTTTGTGTGCTGGGGGCCAGGCTTTGCCGGACGCGCCGACGCACAGGAAAAGTTCGTGACGCTCGGCGGATCGGTCCAGCAGGTCACGCTGCCTCCAAACGAGACGCTGACGCTCAATACCGGCCAGACGTTCGGCGATCTCGTCATCGGCAGCGCCGATATGATCGACGTGGTGCCGCTGTCAGACCGGTCGCTGTTCATCCGCGCCAAGCAGATCGGCGCAACCAATATCTCGGTCTATGACGACAGCAAGAGATTGCTCGGCGTCATCGACGTCCGTGTCGCCAGCGATTTCAGCGAGGCGGCCCTCGCAATCCGCTCCGCCGCGCCCTCGGCCCGGGTTAGGGTATTCAACTCCAACGATCGCATCCGCGTGACCGGCATCGTCCGTGATGCCGTGGAATTGCAGCGGGTGATTGAAATTGCCCAATCCTATTCCGAGCGGCCGGTGCTAAACCAGCTCAAGGTCAGCGACAGCCAGCAGGTGATGCTGGAGGTACGTGTCATCGAAGCCTCGCGCCAGACGGGCCGTGACCTCGGGATTGGTTGGTCCGGACAGGGCAACAACGGCATCGGCAAGGCAACGACCAGCCAGGGCATCGGAGTGGACGACGGCAGCCTCGTCCGCACCCTGCTCGACCCCAAGGGCGCAGCGACGGGTATGCAGCCCTTCGGCCAACTAATCGCAAAGGTGCTGGAAATCTCGGGCGGCCAAATTGACGTGGTGATCAACGCGCTCGAGCAGAAAGGTGTGGTGCGCCGACTGGCGCAGCCGAACCTGATCGCCATGAGCGGCTCGACCGCCAGCTTCCATGCAGGCGGCGAGGTACCGATCCTGACGACGACGACAAACGGCGCGACCGTCGCCACCCAGACCGATTATCGTCCCTTCGGCGTGCGGCTGACTTTCAAGCCGGTGGTTCTCGATGACGGCCTCATTAATCTGCAGATCGAGCCGGAAGTCTCCGAGCTCGATACATCGATCAACGTCAACGGCAATCCGGGCTTCATCTCGCGCGCTGCCAGCACCACGGTGGCGCTGCGCGACGGGCAGAGCTTCGCAATGGCGGGGCTTTTGCAGTCAATCAATGCCAAGGACATCCAGCAATTGCCGGGTCTCGGGCAGATACCGATTCTCGGCGCGCTGTTCCGCTCGACGAGTTTCCAGAAAAAGGAATCCGACCTCGTCATCGTCGTCACACCGCATATCGTGCGGCCGGCCTCGCCAGGCGAGGACCTCTACAGTCCGCTCGACCAGACACGTTCGTCGAACGACGCGGAGCTGTTCGCGCTCGGTATACTGGAAGTGGACAAGGACATGCTGCGGCGCTTTCGCAACGGCGAAGGTGTGAAGGGCCCCTATGGCCATCGTCTCGATCTGGACAAGGGAGGCCAACTTGCTGTCGCAAAAAGATAA